Proteins from a genomic interval of Stenotrophomonas maltophilia R551-3:
- a CDS encoding ArsR/SmtB family transcription factor, whose protein sequence is MNAATEPPPSPLEALAEIARTLGHAHRLALLEHIAQGERAVERLAELTGLSVANTSQHLQQLRRAGLVQTRRDGKRILYRSGDGPLGNLMAALRDYADHQRSEMHDVIADSVLRRDALDGLTVEQLLQQRDNVVLLDVRPQEEFALGHLPGALNIPVTELRARMDELPRAVHIVAYCRGPYCVLSNDAVAMLREAGLTAQRLAAGYPEWKAAGLQVDLPQH, encoded by the coding sequence ATGAACGCCGCAACCGAGCCGCCCCCCTCGCCGCTGGAAGCACTGGCCGAGATCGCCCGCACCCTCGGCCATGCCCACCGCCTGGCCCTGCTGGAACACATCGCCCAGGGTGAACGCGCGGTGGAACGGCTGGCCGAACTGACAGGGCTGTCGGTGGCCAATACCTCCCAGCATCTGCAGCAGCTGCGCCGCGCTGGCCTGGTGCAGACCCGTCGCGACGGCAAGCGCATCCTGTACCGCAGTGGTGATGGCCCGCTGGGCAACCTGATGGCCGCGCTGCGCGACTACGCCGACCACCAGCGCAGCGAAATGCACGATGTGATTGCCGACAGCGTGCTGCGCCGCGATGCATTGGATGGGCTGACGGTGGAACAGCTGCTGCAGCAACGAGACAATGTGGTGTTGCTGGATGTGCGGCCGCAGGAAGAGTTCGCGCTCGGACATCTGCCCGGCGCGCTGAACATTCCCGTTACAGAATTGCGCGCACGGATGGACGAACTGCCGCGTGCCGTCCACATTGTGGCCTATTGCCGCGGGCCCTACTGCGTGCTTTCCAACGATGCGGTGGCGATGCTGCGCGAGGCCGGACTGACCGCGCAGCGGCTCGCCGCCGGCTACCCCGAATGGAAAGCCGCGGGCCTGCAGGTCGATCTGCCCCAGCACTGA
- a CDS encoding DUF2938 domain-containing protein: MSGLATWVVDAVLIGVGATAVMDLWALLQRRLLGIPSLDFAMVGRWLGHLPRGRFRHDGIGRSAVVGGERALGWTAHYLIGVIFAGLLLAVVGVDWVRAPTLLPALAFGILSVAAPFFILQPGMGAGIAASKTPAPGKARLRSLVAHSVFGLGLYLAAALLAAVGAE, encoded by the coding sequence ATGAGCGGGTTGGCGACATGGGTAGTGGACGCGGTGCTGATCGGTGTGGGCGCGACCGCAGTGATGGATCTGTGGGCGCTGTTGCAGCGGCGCCTGCTCGGCATTCCTTCGTTGGACTTCGCGATGGTGGGCCGCTGGCTGGGCCATCTGCCGCGCGGGCGCTTCCGCCACGATGGCATCGGCCGCTCGGCGGTGGTCGGCGGTGAACGCGCGCTGGGCTGGACCGCGCATTACCTGATCGGGGTGATCTTCGCCGGGCTGCTGCTGGCGGTGGTCGGCGTTGACTGGGTGCGTGCACCGACCCTGCTGCCGGCGCTGGCCTTCGGCATTCTCAGTGTGGCCGCGCCCTTCTTCATCCTGCAACCGGGCATGGGCGCGGGCATTGCGGCATCGAAAACGCCAGCGCCGGGCAAGGCGCGCCTGCGCAGCCTGGTGGCGCACAGTGTGTTCGGTCTCGGCCTGTATCTAGCGGCCGCGCTGTTGGCGGCGGTCGGCGCGGAATGA
- a CDS encoding APH(3')-II family aminoglycoside O-phosphotransferase: MQATHASSDGMPLPSAWREALAGARIERQSIGVSRADVARVHRPGQADAFLKSEVIDPFSELGDEIARLRWLQAQGQPVPTVIATAEDAGRRWLLMSALPGRDLASSPELVPQRLVEVLADALRGLHALPVAACPFDQRLASRVQAAVARAEAGLVDADDFDDERLGQSAQQVLAELLASQPAHEDLVVSHGDACLPNLMVAEGRFSGFIDCGRLGVADRYQDLALAARSLVHNFGDTRWVAPLFQRYGAVADERRLAFYRLLDEFF; encoded by the coding sequence ATGCAGGCAACACACGCAAGCAGCGACGGCATGCCGTTGCCATCGGCGTGGCGCGAAGCGCTGGCCGGCGCGCGCATCGAGCGGCAGTCGATCGGGGTTTCGCGTGCGGACGTCGCCCGCGTGCATCGACCGGGGCAGGCCGATGCCTTCCTGAAATCGGAAGTGATCGATCCCTTCAGTGAGCTGGGCGATGAGATCGCCCGCCTGCGTTGGCTGCAGGCGCAGGGCCAGCCGGTGCCGACGGTGATCGCCACCGCCGAGGACGCTGGCCGGCGCTGGTTGCTGATGAGCGCGCTGCCCGGCCGTGACCTGGCGTCCTCGCCGGAACTCGTCCCGCAGCGGCTGGTGGAGGTGCTGGCCGATGCGTTGCGCGGGCTGCATGCGTTGCCGGTGGCAGCATGTCCGTTCGATCAGCGCCTGGCCTCGCGCGTGCAGGCCGCGGTGGCGCGCGCCGAAGCAGGCCTGGTCGATGCCGATGATTTCGATGATGAGCGCCTGGGGCAGAGCGCGCAGCAGGTGCTTGCCGAGCTGCTCGCCAGCCAGCCCGCACATGAAGATCTGGTGGTCAGCCACGGTGATGCCTGCCTGCCCAACCTGATGGTTGCCGAGGGCCGCTTCAGTGGTTTCATCGATTGTGGCCGGCTGGGTGTGGCCGACCGCTATCAGGACCTTGCGCTGGCCGCGCGCAGCCTTGTCCACAATTTCGGTGATACGCGCTGGGTCGCGCCGTTGTTCCAACGCTACGGCGCGGTGGCCGACGAGCGCCGGCTGGCGTTCTACCGGTTGCTCGACGAGTTCTTCTGA
- a CDS encoding DoxX family protein: MPRMITTLLDSRVLWFLARLLLAVVFLSSGLAKLLAWDNSVAEMQAAGLQPPVMFNIASAVVLLGGAVCLLLDRLLWLGSGALAVFMLLTIVIVHTFWNKHGAEQQLALFFALEHLSVVGGLICAAIASHARAQKNSSSNR, from the coding sequence ATGCCACGGATGATCACCACCCTGCTCGACAGCCGCGTGCTGTGGTTCCTCGCCCGACTGCTGTTGGCCGTGGTGTTCCTGTCCTCGGGCCTGGCCAAGCTGCTGGCGTGGGACAACAGCGTGGCCGAAATGCAGGCGGCCGGGCTGCAACCGCCTGTTATGTTCAACATCGCCAGCGCCGTGGTGCTGCTGGGCGGCGCAGTGTGCCTGCTGCTTGATCGCCTGCTCTGGCTGGGCAGCGGCGCGCTGGCGGTGTTCATGCTGCTGACCATCGTCATCGTGCATACCTTCTGGAACAAGCACGGCGCCGAACAGCAGCTGGCCCTGTTCTTCGCGCTGGAACACCTGAGCGTGGTCGGTGGCCTGATCTGCGCGGCCATCGCCAGCCATGCGCGGGCTCAGAAGAACTCGTCGAGCAACCGGTAG
- a CDS encoding TetR/AcrR family transcriptional regulator, whose translation MNRADRNEQRIAQILQAALQCFLVKGFHQTSMRDIAQAAGVSLGNLYNHFPGKEAIILAVAVAESEELAPLLQRLAASDGERTQVMAFLQDFHALCRQPEWATLAVEVLAESARNPAVAEAFATNRRQLQQALGDALQRVAQRERRRPALAPALQAQVLLDAIESDALRRGLGEADGTDDASLDLGLLALLLGARA comes from the coding sequence ATGAACCGAGCCGACCGCAACGAGCAACGCATCGCGCAGATCCTGCAGGCCGCCCTGCAGTGCTTCCTCGTGAAGGGATTCCACCAGACCAGCATGCGTGACATCGCGCAGGCGGCCGGCGTCAGCCTGGGCAATCTCTACAACCACTTCCCGGGCAAGGAAGCGATCATCCTTGCAGTGGCGGTGGCCGAGAGCGAAGAACTGGCACCGTTGCTGCAGCGACTGGCCGCGTCCGATGGCGAACGCACACAGGTGATGGCCTTCCTGCAGGACTTCCATGCGCTGTGCCGGCAGCCGGAATGGGCAACACTTGCGGTCGAGGTGCTGGCCGAGAGTGCACGCAACCCTGCCGTGGCCGAGGCCTTTGCGACCAACCGCAGGCAGCTGCAGCAGGCGCTGGGCGATGCCCTGCAGCGTGTTGCGCAGCGCGAGCGGCGGCGACCCGCGCTGGCCCCGGCGCTGCAGGCGCAGGTGCTGTTGGATGCGATCGAAAGCGATGCGCTGCGTCGGGGACTGGGCGAAGCCGATGGCACCGACGATGCATCGCTGGATCTTGGCCTGCTCGCGCTGCTGCTGGGGGCGCGTGCATGA
- a CDS encoding DUF418 domain-containing protein, producing MSTVDRRLHGLDLARYLALAGMVLVNFRLAMAVPAEGTSWLAGFFHLLEGKASATFVTLAGLGLVLATQRQPWWQASVQTWRRAVFLLVLGLLNLILFPADILHYYAVYFALAVLWLRASPRILLASIVALALVSFWALLHWNYSEGWNWQTLEYAGLWQWPGAARNLLFNGFHPLMPWLCFFLLGMLLARLPLAQPRVQRGLLVLGLLLIGAGHGVQHLAQGTPWQAWLGTQPMPPGPAYVLTGAGAACSVIAACLWLTRVHPGDWLEPFTAAGRMTLTLYVGHILLGMGTLESLGLLDGSASLASVLLWALLFLMLATAAAWLWSWQFARGPLEAVMRRIAG from the coding sequence ATGAGCACCGTGGACCGGCGGTTGCACGGGCTGGACCTGGCGCGTTACCTCGCACTGGCCGGCATGGTGCTGGTCAACTTCCGTCTGGCGATGGCCGTGCCTGCAGAGGGTACGAGCTGGTTGGCAGGCTTCTTCCATCTGCTGGAAGGCAAGGCCTCGGCGACGTTCGTCACCCTGGCCGGGCTGGGCCTGGTGCTGGCAACGCAGCGGCAGCCCTGGTGGCAGGCCAGCGTGCAGACCTGGCGGCGCGCCGTGTTCCTGCTGGTGCTGGGCCTGCTCAACCTGATCCTGTTCCCGGCCGATATCCTGCACTACTACGCGGTGTACTTCGCGCTGGCGGTGCTGTGGCTGCGAGCATCGCCGCGCATCCTGCTGGCCAGCATCGTGGCGTTGGCATTGGTTTCGTTCTGGGCGCTGCTGCACTGGAACTACAGCGAAGGCTGGAACTGGCAGACGCTGGAGTACGCCGGCCTGTGGCAGTGGCCGGGTGCGGCGCGAAACCTGTTGTTCAACGGTTTCCACCCGTTGATGCCATGGCTGTGCTTCTTCCTGCTGGGCATGCTGCTGGCGCGCCTGCCACTGGCGCAGCCGCGGGTGCAACGCGGGTTGCTGGTGCTGGGCCTGCTGCTGATCGGCGCCGGCCATGGTGTGCAGCATCTGGCGCAGGGAACGCCGTGGCAGGCATGGCTGGGAACGCAGCCGATGCCGCCGGGTCCTGCCTATGTACTGACCGGGGCGGGCGCGGCCTGCAGTGTGATTGCCGCCTGCCTGTGGCTCACGCGGGTACACCCGGGTGACTGGCTGGAACCCTTCACGGCGGCGGGACGCATGACCTTGACCCTGTATGTCGGCCACATCCTGCTGGGCATGGGCACGCTGGAAAGCCTGGGCCTCCTGGACGGCAGCGCGTCATTGGCCTCGGTACTGCTGTGGGCACTGCTGTTCCTGATGCTCGCGACCGCTGCGGCGTGGCTGTGGTCATGGCAGTTTGCGCGCGGTCCGCTGGAGGCAGTGATGCGGCGCATCGCAGGCTAG
- a CDS encoding aminoglycoside phosphotransferase family protein → MSFASAQHLGEVLQQSYGITATAVVPRPVGADANASVYRIDARHGQWWLKCRNYQVDPSVWDSLHWLRGTLGIDEIVAPWPALTGGASVQRWGLQFTLFPYIEGQSGFEAALSRTQWRRLGEVLRRLHGAPLPPELQQALPIVRLETAALETVGQWLAGEGLAVAQDGLGRAFASVWDQQHARIAALHAHALELHAALKDAPVDLHLCHTDLHAGNLLMGNDGGLHLIDWDGLSLAPRERDLMFIGGAVGGRWGRENPLDFAEGYGGDLGDPRWIAWYRHWRILQDLIEFQQVLLGSDGEERSPQLRRQSLHYLGEQFAPGNVFDAAERVYRALD, encoded by the coding sequence ATGTCATTCGCTTCGGCGCAGCATCTCGGCGAAGTCCTTCAGCAATCCTATGGCATCACCGCCACTGCGGTGGTGCCGCGCCCGGTGGGCGCCGACGCCAATGCCAGCGTGTATCGCATTGATGCACGGCACGGGCAATGGTGGCTGAAATGCCGGAACTACCAGGTTGATCCCTCGGTATGGGACAGCCTGCATTGGCTGCGCGGCACCCTCGGCATAGACGAAATCGTCGCGCCATGGCCGGCGCTGACCGGCGGCGCGTCGGTGCAGCGCTGGGGCCTGCAGTTCACCCTGTTCCCCTATATCGAAGGCCAGTCCGGCTTCGAGGCGGCGCTGAGCCGCACGCAGTGGCGGCGGCTGGGGGAGGTGTTGCGACGCCTGCACGGCGCGCCGCTGCCTCCGGAGTTGCAGCAGGCATTGCCGATCGTACGGCTGGAAACCGCGGCGCTGGAGACGGTGGGGCAATGGTTGGCCGGTGAAGGACTGGCGGTGGCGCAGGACGGGCTGGGGCGCGCATTCGCTTCGGTCTGGGATCAACAGCATGCGCGCATCGCTGCGCTGCATGCGCACGCGCTGGAGCTGCACGCTGCGTTGAAGGATGCGCCGGTCGACCTGCATCTGTGCCACACCGATCTGCATGCCGGCAATCTGCTGATGGGCAACGACGGCGGTCTGCATCTGATCGACTGGGATGGCCTGTCACTGGCGCCGCGTGAGCGCGACCTGATGTTCATCGGTGGCGCCGTGGGCGGTCGCTGGGGCCGCGAGAATCCGCTCGATTTCGCGGAGGGCTATGGCGGCGACCTCGGGGATCCGCGCTGGATCGCGTGGTACCGGCATTGGCGGATCCTGCAGGACCTGATCGAGTTCCAGCAGGTGCTGCTGGGCAGCGACGGTGAGGAGCGTTCGCCGCAACTTCGCCGGCAGTCGCTGCATTACCTGGGAGAGCAGTTCGCGCCGGGCAATGTGTTCGATGCGGCGGAGCGGGTGTATCGGGCGTTGGATTAG
- a CDS encoding DMT family transporter produces MRAALLMLGSTLAFGLMAVAIRYATRYVPTQEVAFFRNAFGLLALLPMLLRPGHAPLKTQQLPRYFVRSAIGLGSMLCAFWALGHLPLAQAVSLSYSTPLFVTIAAVLWLGEVVRVRRWAAVVVGFIGVLVIVRPGTAGFTAGSLVAVGAAVLSSLVAIQIKQLTRIDSADTVVLYTYVFWVPLSLIPAVFVWVWPTGVAWLWLLATGVLGTIGQLLWTRALRLGEVSALTPISFLQLPLVTLCGWLLFNETVDRWTIVGAGIILAANAYIAHREAVLSRRAASAAASSAAKPAE; encoded by the coding sequence ATGCGGGCGGCGCTGTTGATGCTCGGCAGCACCCTGGCGTTCGGCCTGATGGCGGTGGCGATCCGCTATGCCACCCGTTACGTGCCCACCCAGGAAGTGGCATTCTTCCGCAACGCCTTCGGACTGCTCGCGCTGCTGCCGATGCTGCTGCGGCCGGGCCACGCGCCGCTGAAGACGCAGCAGCTGCCGCGCTACTTCGTACGCAGTGCGATTGGCCTCGGCTCAATGCTGTGCGCATTCTGGGCGCTGGGCCATCTGCCATTGGCGCAGGCGGTCTCGCTCTCCTACTCCACGCCGCTGTTCGTCACCATCGCCGCCGTGCTGTGGCTGGGCGAGGTCGTGCGCGTGCGCCGCTGGGCCGCGGTGGTGGTCGGTTTCATCGGCGTGCTGGTGATCGTCCGCCCCGGTACCGCGGGCTTCACTGCGGGCAGCCTGGTGGCGGTGGGTGCGGCCGTGCTCAGTTCGCTGGTGGCGATCCAGATCAAGCAGCTGACCCGCATCGACAGCGCCGACACCGTGGTGCTCTATACCTACGTGTTCTGGGTGCCGCTGTCGCTGATCCCGGCAGTGTTCGTCTGGGTCTGGCCGACCGGCGTGGCCTGGCTGTGGCTGCTGGCCACCGGCGTGCTCGGCACCATCGGCCAGCTGCTGTGGACACGTGCGCTGCGCCTGGGCGAAGTCTCGGCGCTGACCCCGATCAGCTTCCTGCAGCTGCCACTGGTGACGCTGTGCGGCTGGCTGCTGTTCAATGAAACCGTGGATCGATGGACGATCGTCGGTGCCGGCATCATCCTCGCCGCCAACGCCTACATCGCCCACCGCGAAGCGGTGCTGTCGCGCCGCGCAGCGAGCGCTGCGGCCTCATCAGCAGCCAAGCCCGCCGAATGA
- the murB gene encoding UDP-N-acetylmuramate dehydrogenase: MDTVDGNAPLRWTLTRNAPLQALNTFHVQASAAQLLELHDAALLPEVLALPDVASGPLLVLGAGSNVLIAEDLPGTVLVFGNRDISFLEHRADHAVIRAGAGVPWHGLVMWSLQEGLSGLENLALIPGTAGAAPIQNIGAYGAQVGEFIQAVEAWDCQEQAWIRLDNEQCGFAYRDSVFKQQPDRYLITAIELKLPLLHDLRMDYAGIREELQAQGVELPSAVDVANAVIAIRRRKLPDPDVLGNAGSFFKNPVLPLEQVDVLLQHFPELPVFPSDQDGKRKVSAAWMIESCGWKGFREGDAGVAPSHALVLVNHGNATGAELLALARRISASVLEKFGVPIEPEPRLLGAQW, translated from the coding sequence ATGGATACCGTCGACGGCAATGCCCCGCTGCGCTGGACGCTCACCCGCAACGCGCCGCTGCAGGCACTGAACACCTTCCACGTGCAGGCCAGCGCGGCTCAGCTGCTGGAACTGCACGATGCGGCGCTGCTGCCGGAAGTACTCGCCCTGCCCGACGTGGCCAGCGGCCCGCTGCTGGTGTTGGGTGCAGGCAGCAACGTGCTGATCGCCGAAGACCTCCCCGGCACCGTGCTGGTGTTCGGCAACCGTGACATCAGTTTCCTTGAGCACCGCGCCGACCATGCGGTGATCCGCGCCGGCGCCGGCGTGCCCTGGCACGGCCTGGTGATGTGGTCGCTGCAGGAAGGCCTGTCCGGGCTGGAGAACCTGGCCCTGATTCCCGGTACGGCCGGTGCCGCGCCGATCCAGAACATCGGCGCCTATGGCGCGCAGGTCGGCGAGTTCATCCAGGCCGTCGAAGCCTGGGACTGCCAGGAACAGGCCTGGATACGGCTGGACAACGAACAATGTGGTTTCGCCTACCGCGACAGCGTGTTCAAGCAACAGCCCGATCGCTACCTGATCACCGCCATCGAATTGAAGCTGCCGCTGCTGCATGACCTGCGCATGGACTACGCCGGCATCCGCGAGGAACTGCAGGCGCAGGGCGTGGAATTGCCGAGCGCGGTGGACGTGGCCAATGCGGTGATCGCGATCCGCCGCCGCAAGCTGCCCGACCCGGATGTGCTCGGCAATGCCGGCAGCTTCTTCAAGAACCCGGTGCTGCCGCTGGAGCAGGTCGACGTGCTGCTGCAGCACTTCCCCGAACTGCCGGTGTTTCCGTCCGACCAGGACGGCAAGCGCAAGGTCTCGGCGGCATGGATGATCGAGTCCTGCGGCTGGAAGGGCTTCCGCGAAGGCGATGCCGGCGTGGCGCCGAGCCACGCGCTGGTGCTGGTCAACCACGGCAACGCCACCGGCGCTGAACTGCTGGCATTGGCCCGCCGCATCTCGGCCTCGGTGCTGGAAAAGTTCGGCGTGCCGATCGAACCGGAGCCCCGCCTGCTCGGCGCACAGTGGTGA
- a CDS encoding quinone-dependent dihydroorotate dehydrogenase: protein MYSLARPFLFSLDAERAHGLGLSALDLAYRTGTTPLLAARIAPMPSTVFGLTFPNPVGLAAGLDKNGEHIDALFALGFGFVEIGTITPRPQAGNPQPRLFRLPAHNAIINRMGFNNAGVDALVRNVERARNRRGMLGINIGKNKDTPNEQAADDYIACLDKVYPLADYITVNISSPNTAGLRELQEETSLRQLVSQLRERQESLAARYGRRVPMLVKVAPDLSERDIDAAARVLGELQVDGVIATNTTIDHSKVAGDPLANEAGGLSGAPVLEQSTLVLRRLRARLPESMPLIGVGGILSGADAVAKMAAGAALVQCYSGLIFRGPSLVSECVEAIRRRREAPSRGAVAPL, encoded by the coding sequence ATGTATTCGCTTGCCCGCCCCTTCCTGTTCTCGCTCGACGCCGAGCGCGCCCACGGCCTTGGCCTGTCCGCATTGGACCTGGCCTATCGCACCGGCACCACGCCGCTGCTCGCCGCGCGCATCGCGCCGATGCCCAGCACGGTGTTCGGGCTGACCTTCCCCAATCCGGTCGGCCTGGCCGCCGGCCTGGACAAGAACGGCGAGCACATCGACGCACTGTTCGCGCTCGGCTTCGGCTTCGTCGAGATCGGCACAATCACCCCGCGCCCGCAGGCAGGTAACCCGCAGCCGCGGCTGTTCCGCCTGCCCGCACACAACGCGATCATCAACCGCATGGGCTTCAACAATGCGGGCGTGGACGCGCTGGTGCGCAACGTCGAGCGCGCGCGCAACCGTCGCGGCATGCTCGGCATCAACATCGGCAAGAACAAGGACACCCCCAACGAACAGGCCGCAGATGACTACATCGCCTGCCTGGACAAGGTGTACCCGCTGGCCGACTACATCACCGTCAATATTTCCTCGCCGAACACCGCCGGCCTGCGCGAACTGCAGGAAGAAACCTCGCTGCGCCAGCTGGTCAGCCAGCTGCGTGAGCGCCAGGAAAGCCTGGCCGCCCGGTATGGCCGCCGCGTGCCGATGTTGGTGAAGGTTGCACCGGACCTCAGCGAGCGCGACATCGACGCCGCCGCGCGCGTGCTGGGCGAACTGCAGGTGGACGGCGTGATCGCCACCAACACCACCATCGACCACAGCAAGGTGGCCGGCGACCCGCTGGCCAACGAAGCCGGTGGCCTGTCCGGTGCGCCGGTGCTGGAACAGTCCACGCTGGTGCTGCGCCGCCTGCGCGCGCGCCTGCCCGAATCGATGCCGCTGATCGGCGTTGGCGGCATCCTGTCCGGTGCCGACGCGGTGGCCAAGATGGCTGCCGGTGCGGCGCTGGTGCAGTGCTACAGCGGCCTGATCTTCCGCGGCCCGTCGCTGGTATCGGAATGCGTGGAGGCGATCCGTCGCCGCCGCGAAGCGCCGAGCCGCGGCGCGGTGGCCCCGCTGTGA
- a CDS encoding class I SAM-dependent methyltransferase: protein MTASDSTERFSSRVADYVRYRPDYPPALLDWLHGPMGVNREALVADIGAGTGISSRQFLASGHPVVAVEPNAAMRGAAEQWLAPQYPQFRAVDGRAEATGLADASIDLVSVAQAFHWFDTVAVRAEWQRILRPGGQALIYWNSRLLDASPFLVGYEQLLLDYGTDYSAVAERYQDNATMQAWFGNGLRGAVELPNVQHLDFDALRGRLLSSSYAPQSGHPRHAPMIDALQDLFAAHAVDGQVDFEYRTRAFLGTLD from the coding sequence ATGACCGCCTCCGACAGCACTGAACGCTTCAGCAGCCGCGTCGCCGATTACGTCCGCTACCGGCCCGATTACCCGCCGGCCCTGCTGGACTGGCTGCACGGCCCGATGGGTGTCAACCGCGAGGCGCTGGTCGCCGACATCGGCGCCGGCACCGGCATTTCCAGCCGCCAGTTCCTGGCCAGCGGTCATCCCGTTGTTGCGGTTGAGCCCAATGCGGCCATGCGGGGCGCGGCTGAGCAATGGCTGGCACCGCAGTACCCGCAGTTCCGCGCGGTCGACGGCCGCGCCGAGGCCACCGGACTGGCCGATGCCAGCATTGATCTGGTCAGCGTCGCGCAGGCCTTCCACTGGTTCGATACCGTGGCGGTGCGCGCCGAATGGCAGCGCATCCTGCGCCCCGGCGGCCAAGCGCTGATCTACTGGAATTCGCGCCTGCTCGATGCCAGCCCGTTCCTGGTCGGCTACGAACAGCTGCTGCTGGACTACGGCACCGACTACTCCGCCGTGGCCGAGCGCTACCAGGATAACGCCACCATGCAGGCCTGGTTCGGCAACGGCCTGCGCGGCGCGGTGGAGCTGCCGAACGTGCAGCATCTGGACTTCGATGCCCTGCGCGGGCGCCTGCTGTCCTCCTCCTATGCCCCCCAATCCGGTCATCCGCGCCACGCGCCGATGATCGACGCTTTGCAGGACCTGTTCGCCGCCCATGCGGTCGACGGCCAGGTTGATTTTGAATATCGAACCCGAGCCTTCCTCGGCACGCTGGACTGA
- a CDS encoding DUF4190 domain-containing protein, which produces MSVAPRQTSALAVVSLVMGIASWTVLPFVASIVAIITGHMARAEIRRRQHELEGDGLAVTGLVLGWVMVGAVIAAILVFILFFGGLAWLAAMSN; this is translated from the coding sequence ATGAGCGTGGCACCCCGACAGACAAGCGCCCTGGCCGTGGTCAGCCTGGTCATGGGCATCGCCAGCTGGACCGTCCTGCCCTTCGTGGCCAGCATCGTGGCCATCATCACCGGGCATATGGCCCGCGCCGAGATCCGCCGCCGCCAGCATGAACTGGAAGGCGATGGCCTGGCCGTCACCGGCCTGGTACTGGGCTGGGTGATGGTCGGCGCGGTGATCGCCGCCATCCTGGTTTTCATCCTGTTCTTCGGCGGCCTGGCCTGGCTCGCTGCGATGTCGAACTGA
- a CDS encoding SDR family NAD(P)-dependent oxidoreductase yields the protein MATDPATSVGQSPSGDLTQEKGRIPAGAPILDFTGRRVLIAGGSKGIGREMALAFAGAGAQVSVCARGQVGLDALRADARAQNFELHTFSADLADAGQIQAWLQTAADTLGGIDVLVNNATGYGMADDEDGWAASLQIDLMAAVRASRLALPWLRASSDACILNLSSIAAQQPRPGGAPYAAAKAALSHYTTSQALALAKDRIRVNAIAPGSIEFDDGLWDRRRTEDPALYHGTLAKIPFGRFGHPREIADAALFLCSPLARWVTGSVLNVDGGQVLMG from the coding sequence ATGGCAACGGATCCGGCCACGTCCGTGGGTCAGAGCCCCTCCGGGGATCTGACCCAAGAGAAGGGTCGGATCCCCGCAGGGGCTCCGATCCTCGATTTCACCGGCCGCCGCGTGTTGATCGCCGGCGGCAGCAAGGGCATCGGTCGTGAAATGGCGCTGGCGTTTGCCGGCGCCGGTGCGCAGGTTTCGGTCTGCGCCCGAGGCCAGGTCGGTCTGGATGCACTGCGCGCCGATGCGCGGGCGCAGAACTTCGAACTGCATACGTTCTCCGCCGATCTGGCCGACGCTGGCCAGATCCAGGCTTGGCTGCAAACAGCCGCCGACACACTCGGCGGCATCGACGTGCTGGTCAACAACGCCACCGGCTATGGCATGGCCGACGACGAGGATGGCTGGGCGGCCAGCCTGCAGATCGATCTGATGGCCGCCGTTAGGGCCTCGCGCCTGGCCCTGCCCTGGCTGCGCGCATCCAGCGATGCCTGCATTCTCAACCTGTCGTCGATTGCCGCGCAGCAGCCGCGCCCCGGTGGCGCACCCTACGCCGCCGCCAAGGCCGCGCTGTCGCACTACACCACCTCGCAGGCACTGGCGCTGGCCAAGGATCGGATCCGGGTCAATGCCATCGCACCGGGTTCGATCGAGTTCGATGACGGCCTCTGGGACCGCCGCCGCACCGAAGATCCCGCCCTGTACCACGGTACGCTGGCGAAGATTCCGTTCGGCCGCTTCGGCCACCCGCGCGAGATCGCCGATGCCGCCCTGTTCCTGTGCTCGCCGCTGGCGCGCTGGGTCACCGGCAGCGTGCTCAACGTGGATGGCGGCCAGGTGTTGATGGGCTGA